From Lewinellaceae bacterium:
ACCCAAAAAGGTTTCGCGGCCACCCGCATGCAGGAGATCGCCGACGTGGCGGGCATCAACAAAGGGTTGTTGCACTACTACTTCCGCAGCAAGAACAAGCTTTTCCACGCCGTTTTCGACGAGGCCTTCGGCCAGTTTGCCCTGCGCATCAACGAGGTATTTGCAGCGGACATGCCGCTTTTTGAAAAGATCGAAGCCTTTGTAAGCCGGTACATGGACATCCTGATCGCCAACCCGGCGCTGCCTTCTTTCGTGATCAACGAACTCAACCAAAAGGGAGGCGCCTTCGTGAACGACCTGATGAACCGAAAGAGCAAGCCCAACCCGCTGCCGCTGATCGGGCAGATACAGATGGAAGTGCAGGCGGGCCGGATACGGGAAGTCAACCCCTTTCATCTGGTGCTGAATATGATTTCCCTGTGCGTTTTCCCGTTCATCGCCCGCCCTTTGTTTCAGGGTATTGCACGGGTAGACGACCAGGCATATTTGAAAATCATGGACAACCGCAAGCAGGAGATTATCGACTTCATCCACAACGCCATTCGGATATGAGCTTTACCCGTCTGGATAAATTTTGTGAAAAATGAAAAAAACACCGTTTTTTTTAGCCCTTTTAGCCAGCCCACTCCTTGGTTTTACCCAAGTGGCTAAAATAACCCTTGCCGATTGTTACGAAAAAGCCCAGGCTTATTATCCCCTTTACGGGCAAACGGCCCTACTGGAACAGGCCAACGCCATTCAGTTGGAACGCATCCGGAAAGAACGCCTGCCGGAGATCGCCTGGAACGCCCAGGCCAGCCTGCAGTCGGAAGTGGTGTCCTTCCCGTTCCAACTGCCGCTGCCGCCCGGAGAATCCGCCCTGAACCTGCCCCTGTACCGCATTCAAACTACCGCCGACCTCAACTACACCATCTACGACGGAGGGCTCAACGAAGCCCGGCAGAAGATAGAAAAGGCTCAATTGGCGGCGGACCGCCAGCAGGTGCAGGTAGAACTGGACAAACTGAAGTCTCAGGCCAACCAGTTTGTGTTTGGCATTCTGATGCAGAGAGAGCGGATCGGTATCCTGCAAAACAGCCAGGCCACCCTGGAGAAAAAAGTAGAAACGCTGGAAGCTGCCCTGCGCCACGGAGTGGTGCTGCCTGCCGATATCGACAAGCTGCGTGTGGAGATTCTTCGCCTGGAAACGGAAATCGAACAGGCACAAGGCACGATCCGCGGCCTGGTGGCCAGCCTGAGCGAACTGGTTGGCGAACCGCTTTCACCTGAGGTCGAGATCAGCTTGCCCGATATGCAGCCGATGGCCGAAGGCATAGAGATAAATCGCCCCGAACTGCAACTCTTCAACTATCAGAAAGAAAGCATTATGGCGCGGGAAGACATGATCGCCGCCGCCCGGCGGCCCAAAGTCGGCGCGTTCCTGCAGGCCGGGTTCGGCGCCCCCAACCCCCTCAATTTCTTCGATGAAAGCCTCAGCCCATTCGCCATGGGCGGGGTGAAATTCTCCTGGAAAATCTTCGACTGGGAGCAATCTGGCCGCGACCGGCAACTGCTGACTCTGAAGAGCCAAATGGTGAGCCAGCAGCGCGACGCCTTCGAGGCCTCCATTGAACGCATGGACGGCAAATACCGGGAAGACATCGCCACCCTGGAAAAGCTGATGCTGCGCGATGAGGAAATCGCCCGGCTGCAAGAACGCATCCTCGAGCAGGTCTCTTCGCAACTGGAACAAGGGGTGGCCACCTCTACCGATTACATCACCCAGTCCAACGCCCTGGCCCAGGCGCGGCTCAACCGGCAGCTCCACGAGCTGCAGCAACAGCAGATAAAAGTTGAATACCTCACCCTTAAAGGACAGCTCTAAAACTTTGAATACCATGAAAGCATCCTCATTAATTCTACTGCTCGCCTCCTTTACCCTCACTGCCTGCCAGGAGGCCAACGACGTCGCCGACGCCTACGGCAACTTCGAAGCCCGGGAGGTGATCGTCTCCGCCGAAGGGAACGGACAATTGTTGAACTTCGATGTGGAGGAGGGCAAAGACCTGACGGCAGGCCAACAGGTTGGCCTGATCGACACCACGCAGTTGCACCTCAAACGCCAACAGCTCCTGGCCAGCATACGGGCCGTTACAGGAAAAACGCAGGAGGTGCAGCCTCAGATCAATGTGCTGCTCGAACAAAAACAGAACCTGAAACGCGAGGAAAAACGCCTCCAGGCGCTGGTCGCCGACAACGCCGCTACCCCTAAACAACTGGACGACATCCAGGGGCAGATCGAAGTGGTGGACAAACAGATCGCCGCTACCCTTTCTCAAAACAAAAACCTCAACCAGGGTATCCTCGCGGAGATCGCCCCGCTGCAGGCCCAGATAGAGGTGGTGGAAGACCAGATCCGAAAATGCTATGTTGTCAACCCCATCGACGGCGCCGTCCTGCTCAAACTGGCAGAGCCCTACGAAATGGCGGCCATGGGAAAACCCCTGTATACCATCGCCAAAATGGGCGAACTGGAATTGCGCGCCTACATCAGCGGCGAACAACTGCCGCATATCAAGATCGGGCAACAAGTCGAAGTCCTGATCGATGCGGATAAGGAAACCAACCGCAGCCTGCCTGGCACCGTGAGCTGGATATCCGACAAAGCCGAGTTTACCCCCAAGACCATTCAGACCAAGGAAGAGCGGGTCAACCTGGTTTACGCCTTTAAAGTGAAAGTCAAAAACGACGGATCGCTAAAGATCGGCATGCCGGGGGAGGTGGTGCTGGCAAAGAAAGACGAGGAGACGGCGGCGAAATGATTTTTGATGTGGGATTTTTGACGTTTGATTTTTGATGTATCCTTACGGGCTTCGATCCTGGTTTAGTTGCAACAATTCAATTTAACCTCAAACCACACAACCATGGCCACACACGCCATACAAGTCGAAAACCTCAGCAAGCGCTACGGCAAGGACGTACAGGCGCTGAGCCAGGTATCTTTTGAAGTAGGGAGGGGAGAGCTTTTCGGGCTTATCGGGCCGGATGGAGCCGGCAAAACCACGTTGATCCGCATTCTGGCCACGCTCCTGCTGGCGGATGAGGGCCAGGCCCTGGTCAACGGCTGGGAAGTGCGCAGGGACTACCGCAAAATACGCAGCCACATCGGGTATATGCCAGGCCGTTTTTCTTTATATCAGGACCTGTCGGTGGAGGAGAACCTGCATTTTTTCGCCACCATATTCGGCGCCACCATCGAAGAGAATTACGATCTGATCCGCGATATATATGTACAACTGGAGCCCTTTCGCAGCCGAAAGGCAGGCAAGCTCTCCGGGGGGATGAAGCAAAAGCTGGCCCTGTGTTGCGCCCTTATCCACAAGCCCATCGTGCTGCTGCTGGATGAGCCGACCACCGGTGTGGATCCCGTTTCCCGGCAGGAATTCTGGGAAATGCTGAAAAGGCTCAAAGAGAAAGACATCGCCATCCTGGTCTCCACCCCCTACATGGACGAGGCCAGCCTTTGCGACCGCGTTGCCCTTATCCAGAAAGGGCGCCTGCTGAGCATCGACGAGCCCGAAAATATTGTCGCTGCCTTCGAAAAGCCTCTGCTTGCCGTGCGCACCAACGACATGTACCGCCTGATCCACGATTTGAGGGAATTCGAACCTGCCCACAGCGTATTCCCCTTCGGAGAATACGTACACCTGGCGCTGCGCAGTCCGATCTGGCCGGAGGCGATCCACGCCTACCTCGCCGGAAAAGAACATACCGGCATCGAGATCAAACCCGCACAAGCTACGATTGAAGATGCTTTCATGGAATTGATGACTCAAAGGGAGGAGGTGGCTGATTGAGTCCATCCCGGAAATCAGCCATTCAACCATTTTTAGCCGGCTCGCAGAGACGGTCAACCATTCAACCATGCCACCATGCCACCAGCCATCACCGCCGATAAACTGACCAAAAAATTTGGCGACTTCACCGCCGTCAACCAGATCACTTTTGAAGTGGAAAAAGGGGAGATTTTCGGCTTCCTGGGCGCCAACGGAGCCGGCAAGACCACCGCCATGCGCATGCTCAACGGCCTGTCGCGGCCCACCTCGGGGCAGGCGTCCGTGGCGGGCTTCGACGTTTACCGGGAGACGGAAAAGATCAAAAAGCACATTGGCTACATGAGCCAGAAATTCTCGCTCTACGAAGACCTTACCGTCCGGGAGAACATACAGTTTTACGGCGGCATCTACGGCCTGCCGGGGCGGGAGATTGGCCGGCAGGTCAAAGAACTCATCGGCGGGCTGGGCATGGAGGCCTACGCCAATACGCTGGTGAAGGCCATCCCCCTGGGCTGGAAGCAAAAGCTCTCCTTCTCCATCGCCATCATGCACCGGCCCGAGATCGTTTTTCTGGATGAGCCCACCGGCGGCGTCGACCCCATCACCCGGCGGCAGTTCTGGGAAATGATCTACAAGGCAGCAGCGGAGGGAATGACCGTTTTTGTCACTACCCACTACATGGACGAGGCCGAATACTGCGGCCGCGTTTCCATCATGGTCGACGGCCGCATTGCCGCCCTCGATACGCCGCGCGCCCTCAAGGAGCAGTTCGGCGCCGGATCGATGAATGAGGTTTTTCTACAACTTACCCGCCCCAAACCGCAGCAATCATGAAACAATTTGGCATTTTTATACAGAAGGAACTCTACCACATTTTTCGGGACCGGCGCACCCTGCTCATCCTGCTGGGCATGCCGGTAGTGCTGGTGTTGCTCTTCGGCTTCGCCATCACCAATGAGATCGACAATGCCCGCATCGCCATCCTCGATCAATCCAAAGGAGAGATGAGCCGGGAGATCACAGAGCGCCTTCTGGCTTCCGGGTATTTCCTGATCGATGAAAACCTGCGGGAGGTCGGTCAGATCGAGCAGCATTTCCGGGAAGGGAAAACCAAAATAGCCCTGGTCTTCCCGCCCGAACTTCAGGAGGATTTGCGCCGCAACCTGCCCGCCCAGATTCAGGTCATTGCCGACGCCACCGACCCCAATACTGCCACAACCCTGATCAACTATGCTTCGGCCATCATCGGGCAGTACATGCGGGAGCAGTCTCCCGGGCGGGCGATGCCGCTGCAGATCAGCACAGAGGTGAAAATGTTGTACAACCCTCGGCTGAAGAGCGTCTTCCTGTTCGTTCCGGGAGTGATGACCGTCATCCTGATGCTGGTTTCGGCTATGATGACCTCCATCGCCATCACCCGGGAGAAAGAGTTGGGCACCATGGAGGTCTTGCTCGTTTCTCCACTCCGGCCGGCCATGATTATTGTCGGGAAAGTGGTTCCCTATATTCTGTTGGCGCTGGCCAATACGATCGTGATCTTGTTGCTGGGCGCGTTCGTCTTTGGCATGCCGGTGCGGGGCAGCTTTTTCCTGCTGGGCCTGGAGTGCCTGCTGTTCGTGGTAACCGCCCTGGCCCTGGGCATTCTCATTTCTACCCGTACCGACAGCCAGCAGGTGGCCATGTTGATCTCCCTGATGGTGCTGATGCTGCCGACCATCCTGCTGTCGGGCTTCATCTTTCCGATTGAATCGATGCCCCAGGTGCTGCAGGTGATCAGCAATATCATTCCGGCCAAGTGGTTTATCATCATCCTGAAAAACGTCATGTTGAAAGGTACGGGAGTAGAATTTGTGTGGAAAGAAAGCCTTATACTTTTGGGCATGGCTGTGTTTTTCATCGGCGCCAGTGTGCGCAACTTTAAGATTCGGCTGGAATAGGGGACGGGGACAAGGAGACTGGGAGACTGGGAGACTGGGAGACTGGGGGACAAGGGGACAAGGAGACAAGGGGACAAGGAGACTGGGAGACTGGGGGACAAGGAGACAAGGGGACTGGGAGACAAGGAGACTGGGGGACAAGGAGACAAGGGGACTGGGAGACAAGGAGACTGGGGGACAAGAGGACAAGGAGACTGGGGGACAAGGGGACAAGGGGACAAGGAGACAAGGAGACTGGGAGACTGGGAGACAAGGAGACTGGGAGACGCACATCTGCTGCTCTCAACCTCAACCTCAACCTCAACCTCAAACCTCACATTAAAAAAGCGTTTATGAGAACCATACTTTTCATCGTCCGCAAAGAGTTTTTGCAGATTTTCCGGCACAAGGTGATGCTGCCGCTGATCTTTCTGATGCCGATCATCCAGTTGGTGATCCTGGCCCATGCCGCCGATTTTGAGGTAAAGAACATCAACTTATATATTGTCGACCACGACATGAGCCAGGCTTCCCGGCAGCTAATCAGCAAGTTCAGGGCTTCCCGGAACTTCAATATCGTCGGGTATTCCTTTTCCAACCGCGTAGCTTTTGACGAGATACAGGCGGGGGAGGCCGATCTGTTTATCGAGGTGCCGCCCCACTTTCAGCGCGACCTGATCCGGAACGACAAGGCCAGCCTCCAGCTTTCGGTCAACGCCATCAACGGCGTGCAGGCCGGCCTGGCCAATGCCTACGCCAACGCCATCATACAGGACTTCAACGGGCAAATCCGAACCGACTGGGGCAAATCTCCCGCTGCGGCCTCCCCGGCAGGGCTCCGTGTTACCTTTTCCAACTGGTTCAACCCCGAGATGAACTACCAAACCTTCATGGTGCCCGGCATCCTGGTACTGCTGGTTACCCTGATCGGCATGTTCCTATCGAGCATGAACATCGTCAAGGAGAAAGAGATCGGCACCATCGAGCAGATCAACGTGACGCCCATCCAAAAGCACCAGTTCATCATCGGCAAGTTGTTGCCATTCTGGATCATCGCCCTGGTGGAATTGACGATCGGGCTGGTGGTTGGCTGGCTCCTCTTCGACATCCCTTTTGTCGGCAGCCTCTGGCTGATCTTCGGCTTTGCCGCCATTTACCTGATGGTGGTGCTGGGCCTGGGGCTGCTGGTGTCTACCTTTACCGAGACTCAGCAACAAGCTATGTTCATTTCCTGGTTCTTGCTCATTATTTTCATTCTGATGAGCGGCCTGTTTACGCCTATCGAGAGTATGCCGGAGTGGGCGCAGGCCATCACCCGCTTCAACCCGGTGGCTTACTTTGTAGAGGTGATGCGCCTGGTGCTGCTGAAAGGCAGCAACCTGATGGACATCCGTCACCACGTAATCGTGATGCTGACGGCGGCGCTGGCGGTGAATGTGCTGGCCGTGATGAATTACCGGAAGACGAATTGATTGGGAAACAGCAGGCGGGTTTCAATGTCCGGCGTTTGGCCGACGTAGTATTTGTCGGCCGATCGGGAGTAGAGGATGTAAACGTAGTGCATAGGGTTGGGATTCAGGCTAAAACAAAAAAGCCCCGAACGCACTGCGTTCGGGGTTTTAGCGCCTCAGATAGGACTTGAACCTATGACCTACGGATTAACAGTCCGCCGCTCTAACCAACTGAGCTACTGAGGCAATATTAATCCCGCTTCTTCAAGCGGGACCGCTCTAATCCCGTTCACCGAACGGGAAGCTACTGAGGCTTATTTCGTAACGCTCTTGCCAAGATTCCACAGGGGAAAAGCAAGAACCTATGACCTACGGATTAATCCCGCTTCTTCAAGCGGGACCGCTCTAATCCCGTTCACTGAACGGGAAGCTACTGAGGCAATATTTATCCCACTTTTTCAAGCGGGACCGCTCTATCCCGTTCACCGAACGGGAAGCTACCGAGGCCTATTTTCACCCCAAAAATCCTTTTCTTTAAAAGGCGAGTGCAAAGTTATCACTTCCGAAATAAAAGTGCAATCTTTGCCGAATAAATTTCAAAAAAATATCTGCTTTCGCAAACGGCGTTGAAAGGGCGATCGTTCCTGAAAACGAAGTTTTTTTCAGGAACCGCTGCCATCATTCAACCCCTGTCCTTTAGCAGAGCGAAAAAACCAGTTCTGATATGAGTTTATTAGCCGTTGGCACCGTTGCTTTCGATGATATTGAGACGCCCTTCGGCCGGGCGGAGATGGTCGTGGGCGGCGCGGCCACTTATATTACCCTTGCCGCTTCCTATTTCACCCAAAATCTCAAGATCGTTTCGGTGATCGGGGATGATTTTCCGAAAGAAGAGCTGGATTACCTCCGCTCCCGGGGAGTGGACATGGAAGGCCTGCAGGTCAAGCAAGGCGAGCGGTCTTTTTTCTGGTCCGGCCGTTATCACAACAACCTCAACGACCGGGATACGCTGGATACGCAGCTCAACGTACTGGGCGATTTCGAACCCGTTCTTCCTGAAAGTTACAAAGATGTGGATTACCTCATGCTGGGCAACCTGACCCCCGCCGTCCAAAAGAAGGTGATCGAACAAATGAACAAGAGGCCGAGGCTAATCGCGCTGGATACGATGAACTTCTGGATGAATACCGCGATGGAAAGCTTGCTGCAGGTACTCAAAATGATTGACGTGCTGGTCATCAACGACGAGGAAGCGCGGCAGTTGTCCGGCGAGCACTCGTTGGTCAAAGCAGCCGACGTCATCCACCGTTTGGGGCCGAAGTACCTGGTTATTAAAAAAGGCGAACACGGCGCGTTGCTCTTTGAGGGCGGCAACATCTTTTTCGCTCCGGCATTGCCGCTCGCGGAGGTTTTCGACCCCACCGGCGCCGGAGATACTTTCGCCGGCGGCTTTATCGGCTATCTGGCGAAGACGGAAGACCTCTCTTTTGAAAACCTGAAGCGGGCGGTGATCTATGGGTCGGCTATGGCTTCGTTCTGTGTCGAAAAGTTTGGCATAGAACGGCTGAAAGGGTTGTCCAATAAAGAGATTCGGGAGCGCATCGCCGCCTTTGTGGAACTGGTCAACTTCGACGCCGACCTGGAGCCTTAAAGTTGTTTAAAAATTTAGCCGCACACCCTGTTCCGGCGATTCGCCGGAACAGGGTGTGCGGCTCTTGTTAAATTGCCAAAGTGGTATTTCCCGGCAACCAACCAGCCTACTCCACTCTTGTATAGTACTCCTCCATTTCAAACGGCCCGTCGGTAAACTCCAAAATCCCCTTCTGGCTGAATTTGTCTCCGGTATACTCATACTCAAATGGCAACATCTTGTCGATGAGTTCTATGCTCCGGGTGGTGGACATTACAGTTTCTATATATTTGCCGTCCTTCATCTCGTAGGTTCCAAAGGTCATGCCATCGAGCTTGCCGGTACTCTGGTCATAGGTGACCACATAAAAGTGAGTAGGCGTGATGAGTTTGTGGATCACGGTGCCTTCCGCAGGTGGCATGGCCTCTTCCTGGTCGCCATAGAGGGTTTTGGTGGCTTTCCAGAGGCCCACCGGGGCTTTTTTAGCCACTTCGGCTTCCAGGGTTGGCCCTACCTTTACATAATCTTCGGCGAGGTCAAAATCCGGTTCGCCTTCCACATTTGATTTCATGACGCCGCGCTGTTTGAAGGTTTCGCCATTATCCCCCATGGTAAAGTTGAAAGTATAAGTGGCGCCTATGTTGGGCGAATCCCAGGTGGCGTAGGCAATCTTTTCGGTGAAGGTGCCGCCATCAACGGTGTAGGTGCCTCCGCCGGCCTGCATGATCGTATCGGCTTTGTCGTCATAACCCACGAAATAGAAATGGTTATCCGTATAAAATTTGTACTGCGTACCCGTTGGGGTTTCCTGCTTGTCCGAGTCAGCAGGCTTCCAGGCAGTCATTTTCCAGGCACCCTTTAGCGGATTGGTTGCGGCTTCTACTTCAGGTTCCTCCTTGGTATTGTCGGCAGGAGCATTCTGTTTGCAGGCGAAAAAGGAAATGGAAAGGAGAATGGCAAGCAACAATGTTGGCTTTCTCATAATGAATGGGTTTAAAGGTGAAAATAAATATTTAGCACAAAACAGAGCCGGCTATCCTGGGGCAGCTGGCTCTGTTTTGTGCTAATGGACAGATAAAAGTAATAAAAACACTTTAGAAATGAGCTATCGTCATTGATAAAACTGCAATCTGGCTACAGTGTTTTTGCGGTGCCTTTTTCCTGCCAGCCGTAAACACGCGCTCCTTCTCTCACGCCTTTTTCCCGGCAGACCTCTTTGAGGAAAAATTCTCCCTGAATGGGCAGGGGGCTTTCGGCAGCCTGGCCTCGGTGGAGGTTTTCATAGGTATAGCAGTCGATGGCAGTGCGTTGAGCCAGCCTAACCATGAGTTGGAAACTTGACACTACTTCCCGCCAGCCGGGTTGCAATTTCCCTTCAAAAACTTTCGACTTGGAACCGCTGCCGTAGGAGAAGAAGCCGAAGCTGCGCCCTTCCAACTCTTGGCCCTCCTCCAGGGCGGCCTCGAGGATACTCATCAGGGAAAGGAAAATGGAAGAGGTGTAGAGGTTGCCGACCAGGGAGGACGCCCGTTCTCCAGCTTCGATCTTTTCCCGGACGAAGGCCTGGTAGGCGCCCGTCTTGCTGATGGCCCGCAAAAATTGAGCATTGGCTTTTTCGAAAGCTTCGTCATCCGGAAAACTTTCGCGAATGGGCTCTTCGAGGTTGTTCTCCCGGGCAAGAGCACTCCAGGCGCCGGTAGCTTTGGCTTCCATCAGGTAAATCTCCGGAAACATGCGCCGGGCCTGGAAAGCATAAGGCAGGTGAAAGACGAGCTTGTCCCAGTTGCCGGATAGGGCCTCCGTATTCGCATCGTAGCCTGCCTGAGGGGCGAAGTGCTGCAGTGCCTCCCGGATGCGTTCCTGGTAGCAGGCATTGGAATAGGGGCCGTCGAAGACCGGCGTTTCCTTGTGGAGGGCAATAGTAGCTTCGCTGCTGGTGAGGACGCCCCCGTTGGGAGCGATATTAGCCAATTTATTAAGGGCTTCCCGGGCGGCCCGGGTGTCTTTGCCGGCCAGCTTCAGCGCCTCCTGGAGCAGGCTTTCCTTGGTTGCAGTGCGCAGCGGCTTGAAGAAATCGTGTACCGAACGGGTAGCTACCCCCCAGGCATCGCCGAAAGCGATGAGGCGAGGGTTCCGCCGCACCAATAACGCAATGGCGCCTGCGCCCTGGGTGTACTCGCCACCCGAGCCCAGTTCGTACTTGGCATTGTCCGAACCCACCACTATGCCGGTTCGCTGCTCCCCTCCCTTAACCCAGTCGAGGGTATTCTGAAGAGCGTCGACTGCGCCAATGCAGGCGAAGGTAAGGTCCACCACGTCGCAATTGAGGAAGCAATCCGGGCCGTATTGCGGCTCGTAGTACTGGGTGAGCATATCCAGCACGTAAGAAGCCATCGGCTTAGAGCCGTCGACAGCGCTTTCCGTACCCATATAAATACGCCCGACCTCCTGAGGGCGGAGCCTGTTCTTTTTCATCAGTTCCAGGACGGCATTGGCGGCCATGGTCGCTACGTCTTCGTGGGCGGCGGCAACCGACATGGCCTCCAGGCCAAGGCCCTTATTCAGCTTTGCGTATTCCAGGTTGCGTTCTTCCGCCAGGGTTTTGATCGGAAGGTAGATTTTTGGAATGTAGGCCGCCATATCGTCAATGCCGGCTGGCGTAAACTGGGTTTGTATGGATTTCATTGCAATAGGTTGTGAAAAAAACGAAAAGATTAGGGAAGAAACAAAGAGGCGGGAGGATGGTTCATGGGAGGGGGGGGGGTCCGTTGTTTGTTGTTTGTTGTCCGTTGTTTGTTGTCCGTTGCGCCAACAAACAACCGGCAACCGGCAACCGTCAACCGGCAATCATCACCCCTTCCCTACCTCCTCCCCGATCAGCCGCAGCCCGTCCAGGGTCAGGTTGGGCTCGATGGCGTAGAACTCCTCTTTTAACGGGTGAAGAATGGAAGAGAGCCCACCCGTCGCAATAGCGATGTACTGCTGGCCCAGCTCCGCCCGGATGGCGTGGAGCAAATGGCGCACGAGGCCAACATACCCGATCAGGATACCACTCTGAATAGCGTGTACGGTATTTTTGCCGACGGCTGAACCCGGCAATTCGAGCGGTACCTCCGGCAACTGGGCAGTCTTCTGGAAAAGCGAAGAAATGGCAGTTTGCAGCCCCGGCGCGATGGAAACCCCCAGCAGCTCTCCTCCGGCGTTCACTGTCGTAAAGGTGAGCGCCGTGCCAAAGTCGGTGATGATGCAATCCTGCCGGTAGAGGTAATGGGCGGCGACGGCATTGGCGTACAGGTCGGTGCCCAGTTCATTGGGGCGGGCAACCCGCAGCCGAAGTCGAGGGTAAATATCCGGGCCGACGACTATGGGGCGTGTCCGGAAAAGGTGATGGGCCAGTTCCTCAAAAACAGAGCGCAGGGCAGGAACGACTGTGCTGATCACCGTCTGTTCTACCGCTCCCGCAGCAATGTCGTTTTCCAGCAGGTAATTGGTGATCTGCACCTCGTAGTACAGCAGTGCCTCCCCATCGGCCATGGTGGGCAGCCGCCAGCTGTGTTTCCAGCGGTGGCCGTCCGCCAGGCCGAAGGTGACGTTCGAGTTTCCTATGTCGATTGCTAATAGCATGAGGCGAAAATAGTGTTTTCCTGATTTTTCTTACCGCTTGCGAATGATTACCTTGTAATCTTAACTTCAACCAGAACAATATGGATGCCCTGGATACAGAAATTTTCAACCTCCAACGCAAAGTCGATCAGTATAAAGAGGTATTGCAAAATACGGTGAAATACCGCGAGGAATGGAAAGCGAGCCTGCGCGAGAAAATCCGCAGCACCCTCCAGCACCTCGTCACCGCCACCAAGCTGGAAGCAGAGATCATCATCCGCTC
This genomic window contains:
- a CDS encoding type III pantothenate kinase; the encoded protein is MLLAIDIGNSNVTFGLADGHRWKHSWRLPTMADGEALLYYEVQITNYLLENDIAAGAVEQTVISTVVPALRSVFEELAHHLFRTRPIVVGPDIYPRLRLRVARPNELGTDLYANAVAAHYLYRQDCIITDFGTALTFTTVNAGGELLGVSIAPGLQTAISSLFQKTAQLPEVPLELPGSAVGKNTVHAIQSGILIGYVGLVRHLLHAIRAELGQQYIAIATGGLSSILHPLKEEFYAIEPNLTLDGLRLIGEEVGKG